DNA from Salmo trutta chromosome 14, fSalTru1.1, whole genome shotgun sequence:
CATCAAAGTTTGAAAAGATAATTTGGCTAGCATAACACTGTAATGTTAGATCTATATCTGCCttatgtagcaagctagctacctaacgttagatCTATAGCTATTACCTTTTGTTTTGGTGAACAGGGATGGTCTGATGTTCGAACTTGAAAATGGAAAGCCCAGGCTAATTCTAACCAATCATCATGGTAGGTATCATACCGTTCAGTTAAACTTTAAGATATCATTATACATTACCATGTGCTTCATAGGAATCAAAGCCGATTTTAACTTGAGTTGTCATTTATGTTTTTGCCATGATTGTAGGTGTTGATACGAAGAATCCAAATAAGGTGAGAGAGTTATCTGCTATCTAACAACCGTTACTTTTTGCACCTACGGTCATAAATGCATGAACTGTAACTTTCCTTGTCGTTTTACTTTCCTTTTTATGATTTAATGTTAGATACTCTCTCGAACCAGACCACAAAATGCTCTCAACTCAAAGAAGTTTCCTGAACCAGTATCCGAGGAGCCTCTGAGAGTACAGAGGAAACGTGCAGAGAGGAGGAAGACCGTCCCTATTACCCACACTGTGCCAGTCAAGAATGACACTCCAATGGTTGCATCCAATCATACAAAACCAAAGGCCAAGGGCAGCACTGACCACAATACCAAAGCCTTGGCCAAAGTGTCTTCAGCTAAAGGACATGGGCAGATAGCCACCGATAGACCTCCAAAGTCCACTGTGAAGGACAGCTTGGTCTGTTTGACCAATGAGCAGCTCCAACAGATCCTCAGCACAATCAACAACTCAACCATTCGCTCACAGGATCAGGATGTACACAGCCAGCCTCAAACAGGTTAGAGTGAGACGTTTACAATAATCCCAATTCAAGTGCAATTGGCTCTCTGTTAAATGAACCTGATGATGAAATTGAAGATGTTCCACTACTGCCTATGATGCATGTAGTTAACAGTCTCTGCATATTCCCAAGGAAATGAAGGGAACTCTAAAGAGGATTGCCTGTTGAATGGAACGGGGAGAGAAGGAAGTGCTGCACATGTTAGTGGGAATGGAAACTCACAGGGAAAAAGGGAGGATCAAAGGTAATATACTAGGAGAACATTGTAGCCTATTTGACCACTTGACAGACACCTCTAAAATGTGAAATCGCAATTATGTTATGTATTTAACATACTTTCTTTTCTACTGGACAGGTGGGTGATTTGTGGTCAACCGTCTGGCCTGTTCAGTTCTctgggagaaagagggatggacaAAGAAGCACTGGAGGCCAAGAGGACACAATGGAGGAAAGAACTAGGTACCAACTAGTGATGGGTGAAATCGATCCAGTTACATAtcaggatattatttttgacaatataGCGTATCGTTTTGACTATCGCAATATTATTtgagctagttggctgtacctgcaccaaaaaaTACATGCACtaagtatttttccttcatagcttgttgtACATCTTTTTAAATATGGaaccaatttgttttcagcacttttatttccataactcgggcttccgagtggcgcagccgtctaaggcactgcatctcagtgcaagaggcatcactacagtcctgGTTCGAATACAGGCTATATCACACCCGGCCatggttgggagtcccataggacggcgcacaattggcccagcgtcgtccgggtttggctggggtaggccgtcattgtaaataagaatttggtcttaactgacttgcctagttaaataaataaaacaattctcatagctcttttgtccctctgcagcagacatatggtgagcaatatgtttggaattgcaatacatatacactgaacaaaaatataaatgcatcatGTGTTGGTTCCATTTTTCAtaggctgaaataaaagatcccagaatttccatatgcacaaaaaccttatttctctcaaattttgtgcacaaatttgtttatatcccttttagtgagcatttctcctttgccaagataatcctccACCtggacagttgtggcatatcaagaagctgattaaacggcatgatcattacacaatgcaccttgtgctgggggacaataaaaggccactctaaaatgtgcagttttgtcacagaacacaatgccacagatgtttgtTTTGAggtgtgcaattgtcatgctgactacaggaatatCCACCggggctgttgccagagaattgactgttcatttctctaccaaaagccgcctacaacattgttttagagaatgtggcagtacatccaactggtcccacaaccgcagaccatgtggtATCACTCCAGAGctggacctccacatccgtctttttcacctgcgggatcttcGGAGGGGGTTGCCCATGAGTATTTATTActgtaaaaagctattttgtggGGGAAAAGCTCATtcagattggctgggcctggctcccaagtgagtggacctggctcccacatgagtgggcctatgcccacccatgactgcgcccctgcccagtcatagattagggcctaataaattcatttaaattgactgatttcctactatgaagtgtaactcagtaaaatctttgaaattgtttcatgttgcctttatatttttgttcagtataaaatcgTGAGATTCGCAATACTTCTCATgttggcacctaagtatcgtgatctAGTATTGTACAGTACCACAGCACACCGTACAGCAAGGGGCTGGTTTCACTTTCAGTACAGCCTTTTAAAAAAActattcgtaacatatcatacgaaatggatgaggTAGTGCCCCATTTTCTGGGCCCCATTTTGGCTCCTGAGCATTACTTTTAAACTACTGGCTTAAATTATACAAGACCTCTGGTGCATCAATTTAATTGATTGGTGGTGGCTGGGTATTGTGGTGTGCTAGAGCTTATCAGACATTAATGAAGTGATTTGATTGGCTTGCTGTCTGTCTGGTTAAGATCAACAGATGGCTCTGAAGAAACAGCAGAAAGACCTGAGCAGACCAGATGTCACGGCAGACTATGGCCCAAGGGGAAGGGTGACCATCACATCCAAACCTGGTCCTGGAGATGGTCACATGCACACCAGGGTAGGCAATGGATTTTTTTCTGCAAATAGTTTTCACTGTCAATGTCTAAGAAAATATGTTTGTTGACAAGCTTCTGTGGTCTCTGGCCAGATGCTAGGAGGACCCGGTCTGgaggacacagacacactgtgCTCCACTCAGAGCTACAGCAGTCACAGAGACCTCCCTTCTGCCATCAGATCTGCCTTCGTAGTGGGGGTGGAGTACCATTCACTACCATAATGTACAAAACACACATTTACTATTAGAGTTACAGGGAACAGCCACAGGCCATCTCAACTGAAGGTTACAACAGAGTGCTGTTATAAAGCTGCTGTTTTTGTGGTTGTGATTTCCAGGAGGCCACCCCAGTAGAACATGCCTTCAGCGCTCAGAAGAAGGAGCATCATAGGAGGTGGCTGCAGGATCTGGACCGGCAGAGGGAGGAGGACAAGCTGCGACACCAGCAGGAGAAACAGTATCTCAGCCAAGTAACAGGCTGTTTTAATTGTTTAGTTGAATCGGGTTTGTTAGTGCCAGGTTAGAATTAAAAGTTTACCCCTGTAGGTTCCCAGGACTTGAATTGAAAACATTGCTCAATAGCGTGTTTCCACtaatccacctccctccctctctcccaggctGAGGACCATGAGCGCTGGGCCATGCACTTTGACTCCCCCCAGATGAGAGTCCCTCTCCAGGCCCCTGTGGCTGCAGAGAGGGGCGAGTCAGAGCCCCTCAGTCACCAGAGGACCCATTTTGGAGCCCTGTCTGTGGCCTGGGACGGAGCCAGCACCTACGGAGGGGACAGTCTTGGGAGAGCCAGCGTCgacatcactggaggcttcccaCAGAAGGCCAGGTAAGCCATCCAGTACAAGAGTTTTCCCCTAACCATCTGATCTGATTGGGAACAATTATTCATTCTATTCGGTTCTATTCTATGATGTATATTTCTTTGTTCAGCCATCTCCGTACCATGACGGCCCTTCTGGACCCAGCGCAgatcgaggagagagagaggaagagactgaAACAGCTGGAACATCAGGTATGACTGGGATAACGGTAGAAGACCAAGTCCTTTAATCTAATGTTTAATCTTACGCAATGTTCTATGATGGACCCCAGGAATATTATTTGATGTCATggcgtcagctaatggggatacTAATACAATTCTAATTCTCTTGGCCATTGAGACTCTGAGATGATTGACAGTGTTGTGGATTGGTTGTCCCATCCTGGTCCAGCGTGCCATCGAGGCTcaggtggaggagagaaggaggcagCGTGAGGCGGAGGAGGCCGTTCGCCTGGCTGTGGagcatgaggaggagaggagggtggcgcAGGAGAGAGAGCTGCTACAGAAACAGTACCAGCTCGACactcagagaaagagacacacggAGGTCAGAGCACACGGACATTACACTTCTGAACTTAGAGCTCATTGGGGATCTCTGCCAGTATATCAGCTTTAATGAAAGAGATGACTAGCAATCACAAATTAAGTTCTTTCCATTTGTTTTCGAATTTTGAATTGTATTATACGTTTTAGCCTACTCCTGTTGTTTGTCATGCCAAGCATGCATTATATTAACTGACAACAGACTGTTTGTTGGGGTCTTTGTAACACTTGTGGTGGTCCTTGCAGGAGCAGCACAGTCGTAAGCAGGAGGAGCTTTACCTGAGTGTTCAGCGGGCCCAGGAGGAGGCCCTGAAGGACAAGCACCAGCAGAGGATCAGAGAGCTGGCCAGGAAGGGACACGACGTCTCTAAGCTGCAACACTCTCTGGAGGGGGAACCTGGCTCCTCACGGGGTGATTACAGTCACAGGGTGCCCACAGGGCCTTAATAAGAATTAAAATGTCTTTCCATTCAGTTTTTAAAGGTCTTAAAAAATGCAACGTAGATAACTACAGTGTTTCCGTTATATTGTGCCGCTGCTTAATTGTTACCACGcggccaaaaaatatatattttggttcTAAAACCATTATTTGGTCAACAGTATTATGCATTAACCTGCTTCCTGCAATGAAAGTATCTGTCCCTGTTTCGCTGCTGGcgctcactccctctcccccctttaCACATTCTGATAAGCGCAAGCATACTGACAGTTCAGCAACATTTCGAGATTTAATTGCAGGAAAAACAACTACCCTTAATGTTGTTAAAAAACAAGAGTCTCAGCTATAATCAAAATAATTTCTCAAGTGTCAATATAGAGTTAATTACACCTTTTACAAACCGTGTGTAATTGAGATGATGTGCCAGCAGAACGGTGTGGAGCAAGACATTTAAGGTGAATAGGCCTTCATCACCCGGTATAGGCCTGTCAATGGGACGTTTTTGtaggacattacatttactgtaAGATCAATTGTATGGCTATCTAGAAACAATATCTTTAGTTAGCAATCTAGCAAATGTTTTGTGTTCCCACTTCCTTATGTGTTAAATGATGCAGCTATAGGCTTAGCCCAGGGCTCTCTAACCTCTTCCTGGAGATAGACAGTCCTGTAGGTTTctgctccaaccctaatctagcacacctgattctaacaattagctggttgataagctgaatgaggttagttacaactggggttggagtgaaaacctacaggagggtagctctccaggaacgggATTGGAgtgtgaacctacaggagggtagctctccaggaacagggttggagtgaaaacctacaggagggtagctctccaggaacagggttggagtgaaaacctacaggagggtagctctccaggaacagggttggagtgaaaacctacaggagggtagctctccaggaacagggttggagtgaaaacctacaggagggtagctctccaggaacgggATTGGATAACCCTGGCCTAGGACAATATGCacaaaaaacatgcagtcaaattGATCTCGAAAGAGAAAAACATATCTGACTATTCTGGATCCTATTTTGAAATATTGCACGTCAAAATATCAAACTTTCTCTGAACGTGTTAGATGAAATAGCTAACTTCTTTCATGTCTTACTTGGCACTGGGAAAAAGTCAGTCTAGAACCCTCACGCTTAgctaccttgcttcaaagtataGCCATTTGATACCTGATTCACTGAATGAGGGAATTATTTGATTAGACTTTTTGGTTGTAGGCTAATGTATGTTATAACGTTGTAGCATATTGCATCCAAAAGAGCTACTGGGTGTTGAGACTTGTTCCACATTCTACAAATCAACTGCTCAACAGGAACTTGTTAAACTGACCCTGGTGTGTTTTGAGCAGTGCTGGATCAAAACCCTGCCCACCCAGTGGCCTAGCTCTCCAGGGGAGTTGACCACATGTGCTTTATACAGTAACAGTGTCGTATATTTGACAAAGCTTTCTGGTTTCCTGGACAGGACTATAAATAGTCCTGGACTAAACTTTTTCAATAGATTCTCCATTGAACATGGTGTTCAGTGCAGGAGTAGCAGAACCCCTGGGGTTCTACTCTTGGTATTTGATGAAAGCAAAGCAGGTATTGATTGTTCTGTCTTTAGTCTTTAACACCAGCTCaggaccataccactacctgacAGGAAGGGAGATGGACACCCTGAGAGAAGAGACTTGCAGCCCCACCTCCCTTAGGAAGGACATGGCAGTGAAGACTGGTAACATACATTACACTATTCCTCCTAGCATGTTACAGTTTGGGTGTGATTTAACtgaattaagatgttttattttgaGTGTTTATCTGAATTAGTGTCATGTACCGTGTACTATACAGGCATGTATCTACTCCTCACCAAATCCCCGttgtaaataggcattttaaaatGCCTCCCTGTGTggtgttctctctgtgtctgtatagaggtGAACTCAGCAGTCAGGCCGGGCTGCACGTACACAGTGGAGGCTCTAGGTAATCGAAGCCAGGCGGTGCAGACCCCAGACATCCCCGTAGAGTACAGACCTCCTCTTCCCAACGCCAAGAGGTACAGGCGGGAGGCCAGGCAGGAGGCACAGCTGGCCCAGAGGAACCCTCCTGGCCCCGGGGCGGGGAAGGAGAACGTCTGGCAGAACGACCTGGGAGATGGTGGtgtgtattgtttattttttactatgtTTATAAGTGAGAAACTAACTTCCTCCTGGGGATTAATAAAGTACAATCTCATCTCAGGTGCAGGAGACCTGTACGAGGCCTTTGCCCGGACAGACCAGGGCCAGAGACACAGGGGAGGAGGTCGTAGGCCAGAGTGGAACACTCAGAGACCCAGTAAACCCTATGTCCCGGCATCAGAGCGCTACCCTGCAGGGCTACAACACACCAGGCAGGAGAGCCGTCTCCGCAGGCAGATGGAACTCATGAACATGATGGAGAGGAACACCAGAACCCCTCACCCCCCTGACCCCGAACCTGACCTCAGGCCTGCTGACCCCTCGCCACCACACGCCAACTACCCTGCTGGCACTGCACAGGGCAGGATAAGAAATGGCATCACAGGTGTGACACACGCCATGGCTGTTCCCACTGGAAGGTGAGTAGAAGTACAGGCAGTTGTGTTACATCTGTAGCCTGATTAAATCAGACTGAACACCGTGTTTGAGGTGAAATAATTTTCAACATTCCGTCTGGTTAAGCGGGGCTACCACATTCCGTCTGGTTAAACGGGGCTACCACATTCCGTCTGGTTAAACGGGGCTACCACATTCCGTCTGGTTAAACGGGGGCTACCACATTCCGTCTGGTTAAACGGGGCTACCACATTCCGTCTGGTTAAACGGGGCTACCACATTCCGTCTGGTTAAACGGGGCTACCACATTCCGTCTGGTTAAACGGGGCTACCACATTCCGTCTGGTTAAACGGGGCTACCACATTCCGTCTGGTTAAACGGGGCTACCACATTCCGTCTGGTTAAGCGGGGCTACCACATTCCGTCTGGTTAAACGGGGCTACCACATTCCGTCTGGTTAAACGGGGCTACCACATTCCGTCTGGTTAAACGGGGCTACCACATTCCGTCTGGTTAAACGGGGCTACCACATTCCGTCTGGTTAAACGGGGCTACCACATTCCGTCTGGTTAAACGGGGCTACCACATTCCGTCTGGTTAAACGGGGCTACCACATTCCGTCTGGTTAAACGGGGCTACCACATTCCGTCTGGTTAAACGGGGCTACCACATTCCGTCTGGTTAAACGGGGCTACCACATTCCGTCTGGTTAAACGGGGCTACCACATTCCGTCTGGTTAAACGGGGCTACCACATTCCGTCTGGTTAAACGGGGCTACCACATTCCGTCTGGTTAAACGGGGCTACCACATTCCGTCTGGTTAAGCGGGGCTACCACATTCCGTCTGGTTAAACGGGGCTACCACATTCCGTCTGGTTAAACGGGGCTACCACATTCCGTCTGGTTAAACGGGGCTACCACATTCCGTCTGGTTAAACGGGGCTACCACATTCCGTCTGGTTAAACGGGGCTACCACATTCCGTCTGGTTAAACGGGGCTACCACATTCCGTCTGGTTAAGCGGGGCTACCACATTCCGTCTGGTTAAACGGGGCTACCACATTCCGTCTGGTTAAGCGGGGCTACCACATTGTCAGATGTAACAGCGTGATGTCTTGCTCCTCCAGAGTGCCCCCCAGATCCCCTCCAGTTCCTGCTATCAAACACCGCCTTCAGAACCAGTCCCGTGGCTCCCGCCTCCCTACACAGGCCCATGGTTCGCTCCAGGACACAGAccgctcccctcccccctctgagTACATCCCATATCTGAGGACCGACGAGGTGTACCACATGGATCCCAGTGCCCCCATCTCCAGACCCTCCACacatccacagacacacacaggtcagaggtcatttTCACTTTTCTGAACCATGCTGCGGTTCTGCTCTCAACACCGTAACTTTGTCGTGTTATTGTGGAGGCAAAGGCAAATTTACAATAATGTGCAGAGTTATTGTGCATAGGGATCATCTCAGATGTATTCTGGGTATTGTCAGATGTATTTTGTGTATAGCGCTAGTTTCATATTCTGACAGATGGTGTCCAGTGCAGGCCCATTAGCCCTCCCCACCAGAAGGACCCTCTGCTCCACCCAGAGCTGCTTAGGAACACCGAGAGACAGCAGGCCATACTGAAGAGCCTCTCAAAGCTACGGCAGGTATCTGTATTACACCTATGTGTCTATTACACACAGTCACATTCTCTATCCTTCTCCTCAGTGCGCTCTAGTTCACTCTAAAAGTAAAAAGCCAGTCAATTCCTTTTTAAAGCCACGAGGGGGACTAAATGAGTGTACACTTCAGGGAGATGAGTAGAGAATCTGAAAGTAGGCAGAGGAAAGAACTTTAGTTTCTCTTCTTTGATTCCAGGGTTTGTTGCAGAAGCAGAAAGAGCTGGAGACAGGACTGAACCCTTTAATGATTGTTACTGAGGACCACCACTGACCTCAACACGTGACCCACAGCCTCACGTCTAAAGGCACATAGACCTAGTAAACACTCAGGTTGTACAACTTGATGTACAATTGACAAAGGTTTGTGATAGCATTGTTGTGCAGACAAACTTGGATATCCATTGTATCGTTGTGTTGAATGTGCTGTATCACCGCAGTGTGCACTAGGCCATTCAGAACTGGAACATACTTACAGCACTTTACCATTTATGATTGAACCGACATCTTAGTTTGTGAAGAGTATTTAAATTTTAAGCAAATGTTGGCACTTTAT
Protein-coding regions in this window:
- the ccdc66 gene encoding coiled-coil domain-containing protein 66 isoform X1; protein product: MNLGDGLMFELENGKPRLILTNHHGVDTKNPNKILSRTRPQNALNSKKFPEPVSEEPLRVQRKRAERRKTVPITHTVPVKNDTPMVASNHTKPKAKGSTDHNTKALAKVSSAKGHGQIATDRPPKSTVKDSLVCLTNEQLQQILSTINNSTIRSQDQDVHSQPQTGNEGNSKEDCLLNGTGREGSAAHVSGNGNSQGKREDQRWVICGQPSGLFSSLGERGMDKEALEAKRTQWRKELDQQMALKKQQKDLSRPDVTADYGPRGRVTITSKPGPGDGHMHTRMLGGPGLEDTDTLCSTQSYSSHRDLPSAIRSAFVVGEATPVEHAFSAQKKEHHRRWLQDLDRQREEDKLRHQQEKQYLSQAEDHERWAMHFDSPQMRVPLQAPVAAERGESEPLSHQRTHFGALSVAWDGASTYGGDSLGRASVDITGGFPQKASHLRTMTALLDPAQIEERERKRLKQLEHQRAIEAQVEERRRQREAEEAVRLAVEHEEERRVAQERELLQKQYQLDTQRKRHTEEQHSRKQEELYLSVQRAQEEALKDKHQQRIRELARKGHDVSKLQHSLEGEPGSSRVFNTSSGPYHYLTGREMDTLREETCSPTSLRKDMAVKTEVNSAVRPGCTYTVEALGNRSQAVQTPDIPVEYRPPLPNAKRYRREARQEAQLAQRNPPGPGAGKENVWQNDLGDGGAGDLYEAFARTDQGQRHRGGGRRPEWNTQRPSKPYVPASERYPAGLQHTRQESRLRRQMELMNMMERNTRTPHPPDPEPDLRPADPSPPHANYPAGTAQGRIRNGITGVTHAMAVPTGRVPPRSPPVPAIKHRLQNQSRGSRLPTQAHGSLQDTDRSPPPSEYIPYLRTDEVYHMDPSAPISRPSTHPQTHTDGVQCRPISPPHQKDPLLHPELLRNTERQQAILKSLSKLRQGLLQKQKELETGLNPLMIVTEDHH
- the ccdc66 gene encoding coiled-coil domain-containing protein 66 isoform X2 — its product is MVLIRRIQIRPQNALNSKKFPEPVSEEPLRVQRKRAERRKTVPITHTVPVKNDTPMVASNHTKPKAKGSTDHNTKALAKVSSAKGHGQIATDRPPKSTVKDSLVCLTNEQLQQILSTINNSTIRSQDQDVHSQPQTGNEGNSKEDCLLNGTGREGSAAHVSGNGNSQGKREDQRWVICGQPSGLFSSLGERGMDKEALEAKRTQWRKELDQQMALKKQQKDLSRPDVTADYGPRGRVTITSKPGPGDGHMHTRMLGGPGLEDTDTLCSTQSYSSHRDLPSAIRSAFVVGEATPVEHAFSAQKKEHHRRWLQDLDRQREEDKLRHQQEKQYLSQAEDHERWAMHFDSPQMRVPLQAPVAAERGESEPLSHQRTHFGALSVAWDGASTYGGDSLGRASVDITGGFPQKASHLRTMTALLDPAQIEERERKRLKQLEHQRAIEAQVEERRRQREAEEAVRLAVEHEEERRVAQERELLQKQYQLDTQRKRHTEEQHSRKQEELYLSVQRAQEEALKDKHQQRIRELARKGHDVSKLQHSLEGEPGSSRVFNTSSGPYHYLTGREMDTLREETCSPTSLRKDMAVKTEVNSAVRPGCTYTVEALGNRSQAVQTPDIPVEYRPPLPNAKRYRREARQEAQLAQRNPPGPGAGKENVWQNDLGDGGAGDLYEAFARTDQGQRHRGGGRRPEWNTQRPSKPYVPASERYPAGLQHTRQESRLRRQMELMNMMERNTRTPHPPDPEPDLRPADPSPPHANYPAGTAQGRIRNGITGVTHAMAVPTGRVPPRSPPVPAIKHRLQNQSRGSRLPTQAHGSLQDTDRSPPPSEYIPYLRTDEVYHMDPSAPISRPSTHPQTHTDGVQCRPISPPHQKDPLLHPELLRNTERQQAILKSLSKLRQGLLQKQKELETGLNPLMIVTEDHH